In Ostrea edulis chromosome 6, xbOstEdul1.1, whole genome shotgun sequence, a single window of DNA contains:
- the LOC125646755 gene encoding homeobox protein engrailed-1-B-like, with the protein MTDVKVKLELQSDGEDNEIDIETDSGIVERDPVESLNNGPFTNFSIEEILKPEFGMRKKQNTFSQTNSQRASPKEQDENQSPGSNSVGPLPLPAWVYCTRYSDRPSSGPRSRKVRKKEKSPQDDKRPRTAFSNDQLQRLKVEFDKCQYLTEQRRLELAKTLNLSEGQIKIWFQNKRAKVKKSSGGKNILALHLMAQGLYNHCSVSMEGVE; encoded by the exons atgaCGGATGTAAAAGTAAAACTCGAATTACAAAGTGATGGGGAAGATAATGAAATCGATATTGAAACGGACTCTGGTATTGTTGAAAGAGATCCCGTAGAATCGTTGAATAATGGACCTTTCACAAATTTCTCCATCGAAGAAATATTGAAACCTGAATTTGGAATGCGGAAGAAACAAAACACTTTCAGCCAAACGAACAGCCAGAGAGCTTCTCCTAAAGAGCAAGATGAAAACCAATCCCCGGGCAGCAATTCTGTGGGGCCGCTCCCTCTCCCCGCCTGGGTTTACTGTACTAGATATTCCGATAGACCTTCTTCTG GTCCAAGATCAAGGAAAgtaagaaagaaagaaaaatcacCACAGGACGATAAAAGACCCAGGACGGCATTTTCTAACGATCAGCTTCAGAGACTGAAAGTGGAGTTTGACAAGTGTCAGTATCTCACAGAACAGCGCCGACTAGAGCTGGCAAAGACACTGAATCTCTCAGAAGGACAAATCAAAATCTGGTTTCAGAACAAACGTGCAAAAGTCAAGAAATCTTCGGGAGGAAAGAATATTTTAGCACTTCATCTGATGGCTCAGGGACTTTACAATCACTGCAGTGTTTCGATGGAGGGTGTGGAGTAG
- the LOC125647946 gene encoding homeobox protein engrailed-1-B-like — protein MDSKEEHVQIGNDQIVARCSNFSIDEILKPTFGPPKRHWLSAFSPVRNGSRTISTSGLSLDLQRNRHESAFVRLSPSDSQTSVCSSPDSIPAASSPVATSPGSDGNEKPLWPAWVFCTRYSDRPSSGPRSRKIKKKKAPDEKRPRTAFTTEQLQRLKAEFDGSRYLTEKRRLELSDELKLSESQIKIWFQNKRAKIKKCTGAKNTLALKLMSQGLYNHSTITVSDEGES, from the exons ATGGATTCGAAAGAAGAACACGTTCAAATTGGAAACGACCAAATTGTTGCAAGATGTTCAAATTTCTCTATTGACGAAATTTTAAAGCCTACATTTGGACCACCAAAACGACATTGGTTGTCCGCATTTTCTCCTGTGAGAAATGGCTCAAGAACAATTTCAACATCCGGCCTCAGTTTAGATCTTCAGAGAAACAGGCATGAGTCGGCATTTGTTAGACTTTCACCTTCGGACTCCCAAACTTCAGTATGTTCCAGCCCTGATTCAATCCCAGCTGCCAGCAGTCCCGTGGCAACATCCCCGGGGTCAGACGGAAACGAAAAGCCCCTTTGGCCAGCGTGGGTGTTTTGCACAAGATATTCCGACAGACCCTCATCAG gTCCACGTTccagaaaaataaagaaaaagaaagcaCCCGATGAAAAACGTCCGAGAACGGCGTTCACAACGGAGCAACTACAGAGACTAAAAGCCGAGTTTGACGGAAGTCGTTATCTTACAGAAAAGAGAAGACTGGAACTCTCAGACGAACTCAAACTCTCTGAATCTCAAATAAAAATATGGTTCCAAAACAAACGTGCAAAAATTAAGAAATGTACAGGAGCTAAAAATACACTGGCATTGAAACTGATGTCACAAGGACTCTATAATCATTCTACGATAACTGTTTCGGATGAGGGCGAATCCTAG